Proteins from a genomic interval of Phlebotomus papatasi isolate M1 chromosome 3, Ppap_2.1, whole genome shotgun sequence:
- the LOC129806768 gene encoding zinc finger protein 616-like produces MLRARLTQNSTGNRQMTDKMPFVKEEAAELCRICETMENLLDISTEEFSHLNEKLHRIADFEDNYSCWLQFICVSCSMKLEYAFEFKIQCEETYRKLIEQLENSNFSDHPESISKSYRIHDQDDVQDDLEVESEQIHFEELEIVERPGQSINDETLYVLSDDQEQEDNSYNGYYSNKLQTDYSEGEDIAKEVETLPVECDVSVSSSEEIIGEEDGETEDTVKANGSIVDQSTCTICHKSFRGNLDLTDHMEGMHFNRKRHECVTCGAKYTHYVSLIRHQQVHVDDDIFPCDICGKIFKTKKYMRAHRKIHFVTFNSTASSLVCKICNHRSQNNNHHMKHLQTHQGDKPHKCIVCGKGFLRKQYLNEHHRMHTGERPFPCNICSYAFRYRTHLSRHLKTHANKKPENKRKMHRPYSSQNPEHSATDKKSVVKEEAGELCRICESMENLVDISTEEFRHLNEKLHKIAHFAGNFSYLLNFICTTCSVKLEDAFDFKVQCENTYKILICRIGTHRYDPLFTDPLGENKANNIGNVQVKTEESDDDQEDKYFNIFEVNQCPRDSSDSEEETNVNVDVKQEEEIKDTANRKCKKIARHKRRVPENTEFEIDEKRRFVCAICGQKFSEKWIMRNHILGLHVAEKPYLCNICDARFSLEAALKRHKAVHKDEHIPCDICGKIFKTLGYMKKHLKQVHSKPPKPNAGTLICQTCGHKSKNRNTLTAHLRIHTTVLPHECEVCKKKFLRKQQLDLHQSMHTGEKPFMCHLCSKAFRIKTHLTVHLRSHTGEKNHKCQLCGKCYTQSYGLKLHMQCEHLGEPRYECPKCFTRFRQKKMRTIHAKGCNGEPPKEQPEGDSAKTPNKQKTDCKGHKTPEQVTEINNGSIEVVLSKTLTSL; encoded by the exons GATAACTACAGTTGCTGGTTGCAATTCATTTGTGTCTCCTGCAGCATGAAACTTGAGTATGCATTCGAATTTAAGATACAATGCGAAGAAACCTACAGGAAACTCATTGAGCAACTTGAAAACAGTAATTTTAGCGATCACCCAGAAAGTATATCGAAATCTTATCGCATTCATGATCAAGATGACGTTCAAGATGATTTGGAAGTAGAAAGTGAACAAATACACTTTGAGGAACTAGAAATTGTGGAGCGTCCTGGACAAAGTATAAATGACGAAACTTTATATGTTTTATCCGATGACCAAGAGCAAGAAGATAATTCGTACAATGGTTACTACTCCAATAAATTGCAAACAGATTATTCAGAAGGGGAAGATATTGCCAAAGAAGTTGAGACACTGCCTGTTGAATGCGACGTTAGTGTAAGTTCTAGCGAAGAAATAATTGGAGAAGAAGATGGTGAGACTGAGGACACTGTAAAAGCAAATGGATCAATTGTTGATCAATCCACCTGTACAATTTGCCACAAATCCTTTCGAGGAAACCTCGATCTAACTGATCACATGGAGGGTATGCACTTTAACAGAAAACGTCATGAATGTGTAACTTGCGGAGCCAAATACACGCATTATGTCTCACTAATTCGACATCAGCAAGTCCATGTTGATGATGACATTTTTCCCTGCGATATCTGCGGAAAGATCTTCAAAACCAAAAAATACATGAGAGCCCAtcgaaaaattcattttgtgaCCTTTAATTCTACTGCATCATCTCTTGTGTGTAAAATCTGTAATCACAGATCCCAGAATAATAATCATCACATGAAACACCTCCAGACACATCAAGGTGATAAACCGCATAAGTGCATAGTCTGTGGTAAAGGTTTTCTACGGAAACAATATTTGAACGAACATCACAGAATGCACACTGGAGAGAGGCCATTTCCGTGCAATATCTGCTCATATGCTTTTCGATACCGAACACATCTGAGTAGGCATCTAAAGACGCATGCAAACAAAAAACCTGAGAACAAACG CAAAATGCATAGACCGTACTcatctcaaaatcctgaacattCTGCAACAGATAAAAAATCTGTGGTAAAAGAAGAAGCTGGAGAATTGTGCAGAATTTGTGAAAGTATGGAAAATCTTGTTGACATTTCAACTGAGGAATTTAGACACTTGAATGAGAAACTACATAAAATTGCTCATTTTGCG GGAAATTTCAGTTATTTGCTGAATTTTATTTGCACGACTTGCAGTGTTAAACTAGAAGATGCTTTCGATTTCAAAGTCCAATGTGAAAATACATATAAAATACTTATTTGCCGAATAGGAACCCATCGCTATGATCCACTATTCACAGATCCTCTTGGCGAAAACAAGGCCAACAATATTGGAAATGTTCAGGTGAAGACTGAAGAATCCGATGATGACCAAGAAGATAAGTATTTCAATATATTTGAAGTAAATCAATGCCCTCGGGATAGTAGTGATAGTGAAGAAGAAACCAATGTTAACGTAGATGTAAAGCAAGAGGAAGAAATCAAAGACACGGCCAATAGAAAGTGCAAGAAGATTGCTAGGCACAAGAGAAGAGTCCCGGAAAATACAGAATTTGAGATAGATGAAAAGCGCAGATTTGTCTGTGCAATTTGTGGACAAAAATTTTCCGAAAAGTGGATTATGCGGAATCACATTTTAGGCCTTCATGTGGCAGAAAAGCCCTATCTGTGCAATATTTGTGATGCTAGATTTTCCCTAGAGGCAGCACTGAAGAGACACAAAGCAGTCCACAAGGATGAACATATACCATGCgatatttgtggaaaaattttcaaaactctAGGGTACATGAAGAAGCATCTGAAGCAAGTCCATTCAAAGCCACCAAAACCCAATGCTGGAACGTTAATTTGTCAGACTTGTGGTCATAAGTCCAAAAATCGGAATACCCTTACAGCCCATTTGCGCATCCACACCACCGTTTTGCCTCACGAGTGTGAAGTTTGTAAGAAAAAGTTTCTCCGGAAGCAACAATTGGACCTCCATCAGAGTATGCACACAGGTGAAAAACCGTTTATGTGCCATCTTTGTTCGAAAGCATTCCGGATTAAAACACACCTCACTGTTCATCTGCGAAGCCATACAGGAGAAAAGAACCACAAATGCCAACTCTGTGGGAAGTGCTACACACAATCCTACGGACTCAAGCTTCATATGCAGTGTGAACATCTTGGAGAACCTAGATatgagtgccccaagtgtttcACGAGATTTcgccaaaaaaaaatgagaacaaTTCACGCTAAAGGATGCAACGGGGAGCCACCTAAAGAACAACCAGAGGGAGATAGTGCCAAGACCCCTAATAAACAGAAGACAGATTGTAAAGGTCACAAAACACCTGAGCAAGTGACTGAAATCAACAACGGTTCTATTGAAGTCGTTCTATCGAAAACACTTACATCACTGTAA
- the LOC129805852 gene encoding EARP-interacting protein homolog, with product MDEGISIYGLEFQARALVSQLAENSEIRFFIATQSLKPNNQIHLLEVNEDGETALKSKIYSHPHGEVWKLNSSPHDANLLLSCCNSQKGSHVSMQTVLLRLPDEDTPAEGEEFLNFKEAEILPLEGHGNDVKTTEFHPVDANVLATVVDGKVLLMNRAESHTKVVAEINSKNCPKLTGGKWSQHHQGNQFITLHDCSIRSYDIRDANHVAWTIEDAHAQLVRDIDCNPNKQCHLVTGGDDGCIKIWDSRSTKEAVFMRSDHSHWVWSVRFNTFHDQLILSSSSDSKVLLTCASSVSSEAHTEDMPNLTDSGGKERLQDGLLQTFEQHEDSVYCAEWSSADPWTFASLSYDGRVIVSKVPRQYKYQILL from the exons atggaCGAAGGAATTTCAATCTACGGTCTCGAATTTCAG GCCAGAGCATTGGTATCTCAGCTGGCTGAAAATAGCGAAATCCGCTTCTTCATAGCTACACAGAGCCTCAAACCGAATAATCAAATACACCTGCTGGAAGTGAATGAAGATGGGGAAACTGCCCTCAAGTCAAAGATTTATTCTCATCCACATGGAGAAGTGTGGAAGCTCAACAGTAGTCCACACGATGCGAATCTTCTGTTGTCTTGCTGCAATAGCCAGAAAGGGAGCCATGTGTCTATGCAGACCGTTCTGCTGAGACTCCCGGATGAAGATACTCCGGCAGAAGGAGAGGaatttctcaatttcaaagaAGCAGAAATACTTCCGTTGGAAGGGCATGGGAATGATGTCAAAACCACAGAATTCCATCCTGTGGATGCAAATGTTTTGGCCACAGTGGTAGATGGAAAGGTGCTGCTAATGAATAGGGCAGAAAGCCACACGAAAGTCGTGGCTGAAATTAATTCAAAGAACTGTCCAAAACTGACGGGAGGAAAATGGTCACAGCATCATCAGGGAAATCAATTTATTACACTCCATGATTGTTCCATACGTTCATATGACATCAGGGATGCCAATCACGTCGCCTGGACCATCGAAGATGCCCACGCTCAGCTCGTCCGGGACATCGACTGCAATCCTAACAAGCAGTGTCACCTAGTAACAGGTGGAGATGATGGGTGCATCAAGATTTGGGACAGTCGCAGTACCAAGGAGGCAGTTTTTATGCGATCCGATCATTCTCATTGGGTTTGGAGCGTACGATTCAACACATTCCACGATCAGCTAATTCTGTCCAGCAGTTCTGACAGCAAAGTCCTCCTCACATGCGCCTCCAGTGTTAGTTCAGAGGCTCACACTGAGGACATGCCAAATCTAACTGATTCAGGGGGCAAGGAGAGACTTCAAGATGGACTACTGCAGACCTTTGAGCAGCATGAGGATTCTGTGTACTGTGCCGAATGGAGCAGTGCAGATCCCTGGACTTTTGCCTCTCTCAGTTATGATGGACGCGTGATCGTAAGTAAAGTTCCACGTCAGTATAAGTACCAGAtccttctttaa
- the LOC129805850 gene encoding kelch-like protein 9, with the protein MLDRTLNTIFFESLSHTNTLLNGLNELRLKGHLIDITLKANGQSFRAHRAVLASCSEYFRAMFTDAMKESQQNEISLNGVTAAGIELLLEYAYTSKLELNLANVQDVLSAASHVQLDAVVEACSNYLQSQLDVDNCVDIVSIAEMYSLDKLRQRVYRFICAHLSEFIKTHEIGVLGRHQLEHILACDYPVDCSEVVVLSIVLQWIKKSEKTLHDVRVCNRMLGLVRLAEVSTGDVERTLQSVGISPSSALYGLTKSQAQSQKRHMVPVTNQENALVNSRGMELALVKVGGFGLEGITNDITYYLPSVKKWRHLTSIPHVEQCNYGIATLRNELYVVGGCYNVCLKEYIHPFGFRFSPMSNSWNTIAPMQQDRCRFSLNFVGEFLYAVGGASELDDAEDMDPGDLVDQHASTAECYDPSTDKWSYIPMMPGSRVQHAGAAQDHYLYISGGLDRHRVLSSFYRYNTKMQVWEQLPSMLTPRADHMMVSINDKIYVCGGWTERSMADTRTLIDTIDVYNKDSRTWEVVTQIPTPRFHAGIVAVNTKIYIIGGFYSDSMFDLTRSVIECYDVDTNQWTSVERYPQNIWECNCIGLYIPKCRDDMEVIVDDC; encoded by the exons ATGCTAGACAGAACACTCAATACGATCTTCTTTGAATCCCTCTCACACACAAATACCCTACTCAATGGACTCAATGAGCTGAGACTAAAAG GACACCTCATCGATATCACTCTGAAAGCCAATGGGCAATCTTTTAGAGCCCATCGTGCCGTCTTGGCATCCTGCAGTGAGTATTTTCGTGCTATGTTCACGGACGCCATGAAAGAATCCCAGCAAAATGAGATAAGTCTGAACGGAGTGACTGCTGCTGGAATTGAACTTCTACTGGAATATGCTTACACATCCAAGTTAGAGCTCAATCTAGCCAATGTGCAGGATGTCCTTTCAGCAGCCAGCCATGTTCAGCTAGATGCTGTAGTGGAAGCTTGCTCCAACTATCTTCAATCTCAGCTCGATGTGGACAATTGTGTAGACATTGTCAGCATTGCGGAGATGTATTCGCTGGATAAGCTGCGGCAGCGAGTATATCGGTTCATTTGTGCCCATCTTAGTGAATTCATCAAAACACACGAAATTGGAGTTCTGGGACGTCATCAGTTGGAGCACATCCTGGCCTGTGATTATCCTGTGGACTGCTCTGAAGTAGTCGTACTCAGTATTGTGTTGCAGTGGATTAAGAAGTCTGAGAAGACACTGCACGATGTTCGCGTTTGCAATCGTATGTTGGGCCTTGTTCGACTAGCAGAGGTGTCAACGGGAGATGTTGAAAGGACCCTACAATCTGTTGGAATCTCCCCTAGTTCTGCCCTCTACGGACTCACCAAGAGCCAGGCTCAGTCACAGAAGCGGCACATGGTGCCAGTGACCAATCAGGAGAATGCATTGGTGAATTCACGCGGAATGGAACTGGCATTGGTGAAGGTGGGTGGATTCGGGCTCGAAGGTATCACCAATGATATCACCTATTATTTGCCGAGTGTAAAAAAGTGGCGGCATCTTACATCTATTCCGCATGTTGAGCAATGTAACTATGGCATTGCGACACTTAGGAATG AACTGTATGTCGTGGGAGGATGCTACAATGTGTGCCTGAAAGAGTATATCCATCCGTTTGGCTTTCGATTTAGTCCTATGTCCAATTCATGGAATACGATTGCACCAATGCAACAGGATCGATGCCGTTTCTCTTTAAACTTTGTTGGGGAGTTTCTGTATGCTGTTGGTGGTGCTAGTGAATTGGACGATGCTGAGGATATGGATCCAGGTGATTTGGTGGATCAGCACGCATCAACGGCAGAGTGCTATGATCCTAGCACGGATAAGTGGAGTTACATCCCGATGATGCCGGGCAGTCGGGTTCAGCATGCCGGAGCCGCTCAAGACCACTACCTGTATATATCAGGCGGATTGGATAGGCATCGGGTGTTGTCTTCCTTCTACCGGTACAATACCAAGATGCAAGTGTGGGAGCAGCTTCCGTCGATGCTGACACCTCGGGCTGACCATATGATGGTGTCCATTAATGACAAAATCTACGTCTGTGGGGGTTGGACTGAGCGCTCCATGGCCGATACGAGAACACTAATCGATACGATCGATGTTTACAACAAGGACTCACGTACCTGGGAAGTGGTGACACAAATCCCAACACCTCGCTTCCATGCGGGAATTGTGGCTGTCAACACAAAAATCTACATTATTGGTGGTTTCTATTCGGATTCAATGTTCGATCTCACGCGATCTGTAATTGAGTGCTACGATGTGGATACCAATCAGTGGACGAGCGTGGAGAGATATCCTCAGAATATCTGGGAGTGCAACTGCATCGGACTCTACATACCCAAGTGCCGAGATGATATGGAAGTCATTGTTGATGATTGCTGA